The Setaria viridis chromosome 2, Setaria_viridis_v4.0, whole genome shotgun sequence DNA window aaaaaaaatatggatgCTACATTGACATCAACTTTTGCGACATCAACATCTTAAATCGAGCCTGGGAGGAACAATTATATGGGCCGTATCCGTTTCTTTATCCAGAATCGAACGCCTGATCTACAATAGTTTTTATTGTATAAATCTAGTTTGAGCCGAGGCAAGCCGTTGTTGTCCTCCAAAACAACGAAGACTTCAAACAAACTAGCCTGATCTACAAGAAGTTTTGTATAGTAAAGTAGTAAAAGTtttgaaaatgaaaataaaaaactCGAACAAAAAAATCAACGGAAAAATTGCATAAAAAATTAGAGAACATTATGAAaagcaacattttcaaaattcaaatccaaaaaaatgaaggaaaaatattGGAGACAAAAATTGGAAAAGATAAATTCGGAAACAAAAGAATAGGAACACAGATTTTgccaagaaaaaaagagaaaacaaaataCGTCGGATGCGGAGTCCTCGTCGCTCACGCGCCGCTTCGGCTTCGCCGAGTCAGCTGCGCGCCTGCGCCCTCTCCTGGACTGCGGCTGCGGGCTCGAGCACCGCCCCGCGCGCACTCGTTGGAGCCGCCTCGCCTTCACCTCGGCCGCGCCTTCGCATGGGCTACAGGCCCAAGTTCATCCATGCGGCTCCTCTGTCGCCGCACCACCCGCTTGTCGTCGCTCAGACGGCGCTTGGCGGGGCCGCTGCGTCCTCGCCGGGGCTGCAGGCGCTCGCCAAGGCCGCCATGTGCTAACCGGTTGGTGCCGCTGCGCCCTCAGCTCGGCTGCTGTTCCTTGCCCAGATGGCCAGACCGACTCGCGCGCCATGTCGTTGCCGAGAACAGCTCTCATCTCCGTCGGTCGTCGTCTGATTTGAGGAGCATGTGAAAAGGTAAAAAATCtgaggaaagaaaggaaaacgTGAGGGTCTTTGTGTTGGGAAGCGGAGGAGTTTTGGGTTCCCGTCAGCTCTCGTCCTTTCCAGATGCAACAGTTCCGACTTGGACCCATCTGTCAGTGTCTATGAAGCGTCTACAGTAACTCGAGGCCCTCATAGATCGTCCAGGCTAAGAGTCgaggatgtttggatacgaggtgctacaCTGGTCATAttagatattcggatgctaattagaaagattaaacatgagataattacaataattgcacagatggagtctaattcgcaagacgaatctattaaggctaattaatccatcattagtaaatggttactgtagcaccatattatcaaatcatgtactaattaggcttaatatattcgtctcgcgaattagactcaatatgtgcaattagttttataattagactatatctaatactcctaattagtatcaaacatccgatgggtgttaaagttgggtatccaaacaccccttaatatAGAAGTGTATTCCAGCCTGCTAAGCAGGATCATCTTCTTTTTTCGGAACTAAGCTGGTTCTTCACCCTGCCAGCGCTCTCAAGATCATACCAAGGTGGTAAGTAACCTTGTCGTCTGCAACTTTCCATGACCTCGGCTACGAGATCCCCATCCCCTGTCCGCGCGAACTCGCGGAAATCCTCTGGTATCCTGTGCACCCTCTTGAACTCCACAAGCATAGTCATGCAGGTCCTCTTGAGCGCCGACAGCCCGTACAGGTGTGCCATCTGCAGCCTCTCGAGCACGTTGTCCGTGTCGACGTCGTCGATCAGGCTCTTCTCGCAGGTTTCCTTGAGTCCGGCGATGCCGTACTTGTCGCCGGCGAAGAGGAGCTCGCTCCGGTGGGCCAAGAACTCCTCCTCGGACAGCGTGCCGTAGAGGTAGCTGATCAAGGCCTGGCACCCGTCGGAAGACATGTCCGAGATGTCCACCGCGGACTGCTCCTTCTCCCTGAGGTCGTGCGAGAACATGCACCTGAACACCGCCGAGTGCGCGGCCAGGACGGCACGGTGTGCCCTGATGCTACCGCCGATGGCGTTGACGACGATGTCGGTGAGGATGCCGTCGTTTAGCATCTGGGCGAAAGCAGACTGCGCGCCTGTCTGCAGCATGGTCTTCAGTTGGAGAAAGGGCCAGCCAGAGATGGAAGGACCATCCTAAATATTGAGATTTGAGAAGATATATCCCTAAGAAAACATGGGGAAAAAATGCTTAAAGTTTCTATCAGACTTAGAGAGAGGCAAGAATTGCTTGCCGTTCCCATCTTGACGTCGATAAACTTGATCTCGATTCTTGCGGAAGCGAAATCCCCTACGTTCCATATATAACCGCGATAGCAACCGCGATCTAGCGGCACATCAAGTCCTGCACGCTAACACACGTTTTCGTTGTCTTTCGAGCAAGAAGAAAGCAAATGTGGACACTAGTAATTTGCACGACAAGAGCCCAGCTACTTTTTTTTCGATACAGGAAATTGTATTAAATTCAAGGTTTTCTATGAGAAGAGCCTACTTGGCTGATGCACAAGGCTACCATACGGCGATCCATTGCTCTCGCAGGATGAACACTCGAAGGAGATGGAAGCCACGCGTTCCATGCCGaaaaccggcggcggcgccagcgatACCAGACTCACGCAGTTCTGCCCGTCGTAGTTTCTCTGCATCAACAGCTGCCTTCATCGTAATTCAGAGAGAGCTATTTCGTCAGCTGCCTTGCAAGGAAACGCGAGAAGGATCGCAGTTCGCAGAGGACGGATCCATGGATCGGCACGGCAGCGGCGGAAGTATTACCATGGCAAGGGTCCGATCACGAACGGGCTGGACGTTATGGTGCTGCCGGTTCCGATCAGCTCCCATTGCACGAATCGTCCCGCGACTCTCACGTCGTTCCCCAGCGCTGCGGTGGAGCTCATGCGGATCTGCTACGACGACAGCTGCGTGAACAGTTCGCAGTGCTGTATGAACTGCATGCTAATTAGGGCAACTGGTCTCCTGCCCCCTTGCGGTGTGCGCTTCTTATATATCAGGCTCTCCAACTACAAGATCTTGGAACCAATCGGGGAAAAGAAGAGTTTGAGAGAGATCATAACTTGTAACGACTAGGCTGCTATAGGCAATCCGTCCCCGCCTCCTTCCTCCTGACTGCCAGTGCCAGGCAGGCCCCTCTCATCGTCGGTGGCGGAGTCAGGGAAAAAATTTAGGTGGGTCGAACTCTATCGACAAGCTAAAACCCAAAGCATGAAAATAACACATACACACTGCATATTCGTAAATTACAATCACACGATTTATAGTGAATTGAAACCATGATTAACATCTTAAAAGAAGCTTTTTAAGACAGGGCATCAAATTTGAATAATAAACAACGGTATAAGTATAATCATGAACAACTTCGCCAGCTATAGGAGGGCTACACGCGCATGTCCTGCATTCTCGTCTCTTCAATCAGGAGTTGTGGCGAGCCACCTTGCATGCTATATATGCTGGCCGGGTATGTAATCTTGGAAACGCATCAGATCACACTGCACCACTACAGTACGCTCTTGACAGTAAATTTTCACAATATTCCATGTTTTTCCATGAACACTTTGAGGCTTCTTGATCATCAAACTTGTCAATATAATGATGCCGATGCAGTTCTGCACAACCTGTGTGTTTTTTTTCCGAATGGTTGCACAACCTGTGTTGGCCTCGTGGTCAAATGTAATTGTGAATTTAGCTTGAGATTCGAATAAAGCCTTCAAGCAAAATGGAAGGGCGCAAAGGGTCACTGTAAAAAACAGTTTTCAAAAGCGGTTGAAACGACATTTGCAGGGACGAGCGCGCTACTCACTCCTAAttttcgcagctacaaatagtTATTTGCAGGAGCAGGTAACTAGCCCATCCCTGTAAAGCCGTTTCCAAGGTCATCACCCATCCTTGGAAATAGTATCTTCAGGAACGGGTGACGCCATGACCCGCCCCTGCAAACTGTTTTTCAGGAGCGGGTGATGCTGGTAatagattaaaaaaaagaaaccaaaaaccaaaaaaggaaaacaaaatcgTGCGCCGCGCCAGCCACCGTGAGCCCCGTGCCCCAACCGCAGCGCTGCCCCAGCCACGCCCACCGCCGCGGGCGCTCGTGTGCCGCGCCACCCACTGTGAGCCCCGAGCGCTGACCGCCGCATGCCACGGCCCCACGTACGAGTACGACTGGCTCCTTGCAAGCTCCTTGCCATGGCTCTCTGCAAGCAAAGCATGCACACATTCAAGTTGACTTTTAGAGATGAAGCAATGCAACTACCTACGCATGCAGCTAGCCCATTGCTAATGTCTGGTCCTTTGCTCCGCCTCATTTGTTGCCTGCACAAAACAGAGTAACGTGAAAAGTAAGTACCTACACCGTGCACCGCGAGCCTCATGCGCCGGCCACGTGCCCTGCCGGCTGTGGGCCCCTGTGCACCGGCTGTCGCGCCACCGCAAGCCTCCACACCGTGCACCCCTAGGTCGCCAGGCACCGGCTGCTGTTGCTTGGAGCCACCGAGATAGGAAACAGAGAAGAGAAGTGAGAGAGGAAACAGAGACAGGAGACAAGAGAAGTGAGAGAGAAAATAGAGAACTGAGGGAGATAAGGTAGAGAGGGTATCCGGAGGAATGTTGGCCAATAGGAGTGGTTGGTTTGGATGGTGCGGATCCATGATGTGGCACATTGtgttttttttggcaaatttataacatatttttggactattaaacaattttaaataaaaaaatcgtcaactacaaagttttagatcttgTTGAGCtctacaactttgatataaagtttatttTCATCCGAGATTGTAcgaaaaagttataatttttttacgCGGAATCATTTGTAGGGACGGGTCATGCCATCACCCGCGCCTAGAAATGATTTTTAGGTGCGGGTGACGTCACCCGCCCCAGGCGCGTGAGGTGGCGCCATCACCCGCCGCTACAATTATTTCtcaattttgtttttatttgaaaatatatttttgagctattaaatgatctcaaatacAAAGGTTGTCAGGTACAAAGTTTTATGTCTTGTCGAGCtttacaattttgatataaagtttgtattcatccgagatgaTCTGAAAAAGTTTGTATTGAAAAACTAAATCCATTAAACTATTCACACGTACTCACACATACTTATACATTTTGAAGCATTATACAATCTTAAATTGAAAGCTTGTCAACTTGAAAGTTTTTGTGTCATCGAGCTCTACAAGTTTGATATAGAGCTTCCGTATAGCCGAAGTCATTTGAAAAAATTCAAAAGTTTTAGATTTCGAAACTAGAGAgcttataatgatattttgaagtattaaacaATCTTAAATTGAAAAGTTGTTAACttcaaaattttagatctcCTTGAGCACTACAAGTTTGACGCGGAGCTTATGTGCCAAAGTcatttgaaattaaaaaaattagatttcaaAACTAGACAACTTAAAATGATATTTTGAAGtaataaacaatctcaaattaaaaaaatttcaatTACAAAGTTTTAGGCCTCGTTGAGCAATTTTGATAGAGTGTCTGCCTTCATCCGAGgtcatatgaaaaagttatgaatttatttcTACGGGACCATTTCTAGGAGCGGGTCATGTCATCACCCGCTCTTGGAAATCATTTTTTGGGTTGCCATTTCCAGGGGCAGGTGATGGGTTGACCCGCCCCTGAAAATGATATTTTCTATGGTCAGGTCaccccatcacccgcccctgaaaATGGTGTTTTCTAGGGGCGGGTCACCCGATCGCCCGGCCCTGAAAATAGGTGCCATTTGCAGGGCGGATTAGAAGCTACAATAACCCACTTCTTTTGTAGGTGCAGGTGGCGATTTCGCCCGCTCTTAGAAATCGTTTTTTAGCAGTAGATGCCCCTTATTAGCCTATGTgtgatcttcttctttcttcagaaCTGGGTGGATCCAATCTAGGTAGTGGCATTGCAGCCAACATCGTAGTCGATAACATTGTCCCTTGCAACTCTGCATGACCTCAGCTACGAGATCCGGGTCACCTGTATGCACTAACTCACGGAAATCCTCCTGGGCGTCGTATATCTTCAAGAACTTCTCGAGCAGCCACATACATGTCTTCTTGAGCGTCGACAAACCATATAGATGAGCCATTTGTAGCCTCTCCGGCACGTTGTCATTGT harbors:
- the LOC117844301 gene encoding BTB/POZ domain-containing protein At1g55760 produces the protein MLQTGAQSAFAQMLNDGILTDIVVNAIGGSIRAHRAVLAAHSAVFRCMFSHDLREKEQSAVDISDMSSDGCQALISYLYGTLSEEEFLAHRSELLFAGDKYGIAGLKETCEKSLIDDVDTDNVLERLQMAHLYGLSALKRTCMTMLVEFKRVHRIPEDFREFARTGDGDLVAEVMESCRRQGYLPPWYDLESAGRVKNQLSSEKRR